The following proteins are co-located in the Dyadobacter chenwenxiniae genome:
- a CDS encoding FHA domain-containing protein — protein sequence MEIACRKCGAVLSVASTAIPIVKCTNCGYPNPVIAGAQPPPARPQMPAPPAPSQQMAAPSPQPSMSQPPRPAAGRTQATAPELGWLVVHDENADQQTHPLRIGKQVIGRKSVSRPCDIMIDTDDPYMGRNHCILEVKPSRTGSYEFFLSDVKMTNGIPEQMSTNGTFVNSQPAPLRPKDMVYLKDGDTIQMGKTKVVIKTLITVASAQDASRIVQDMDYAPTVIIK from the coding sequence ATGGAAATAGCATGCAGAAAGTGCGGCGCCGTGCTATCCGTAGCCAGCACCGCTATACCGATTGTGAAATGTACCAACTGCGGGTATCCCAATCCCGTGATCGCGGGGGCACAGCCGCCGCCTGCAAGACCGCAAATGCCCGCTCCACCTGCGCCATCTCAACAAATGGCTGCTCCGTCACCGCAGCCATCCATGTCCCAGCCGCCTAGACCAGCGGCGGGCAGGACACAGGCAACCGCGCCGGAATTGGGTTGGCTGGTAGTCCACGACGAAAATGCGGATCAGCAAACCCATCCCCTACGAATTGGCAAACAGGTTATTGGCAGGAAAAGCGTTAGCCGCCCGTGCGACATCATGATCGATACGGACGATCCTTATATGGGCCGCAATCATTGCATTTTGGAGGTTAAGCCCAGCAGGACCGGCAGCTATGAATTCTTTTTGTCGGATGTGAAAATGACCAATGGTATTCCCGAACAAATGAGCACGAACGGAACATTCGTGAATTCGCAGCCCGCTCCGTTGCGTCCAAAAGATATGGTGTATCTCAAAGATGGGGACACCATTCAAATGGGCAAAACCAAAGTCGTAATTAAAACATTAATTACCGTTGCCAGTGCTCAGGATGCGTCCCGAATTGTGCAGGACATGGACTATGCGCCGACCGTCATTATCAAATAA
- a CDS encoding type VI secretion system contractile sheath small subunit, protein MAGQFDFIRPGGNVDPDANKGYEKIEALPPSRTLYVSAFNSNPEKEKVTGLETMEAVFEHFKPEVEAEFEDENGAPVFETISFTKMKDFSPEGMLEQSPFLKELSGKEYNYDRFYKNLKNNRQLQKALSDPATRATYLSALQTLIGELKESL, encoded by the coding sequence ATGGCTGGCCAATTTGACTTCATTCGCCCCGGCGGAAATGTGGATCCCGACGCTAACAAAGGTTATGAAAAGATAGAAGCACTGCCTCCTTCCAGGACATTGTATGTCTCGGCCTTCAACAGCAACCCAGAAAAGGAAAAGGTTACCGGACTGGAAACTATGGAAGCCGTTTTCGAACATTTCAAGCCCGAAGTCGAGGCAGAATTCGAGGATGAGAATGGTGCGCCTGTTTTTGAAACCATTTCTTTTACCAAAATGAAAGATTTCTCTCCCGAGGGAATGTTGGAACAAAGCCCGTTTTTGAAAGAACTTTCGGGGAAAGAATATAATTACGACCGTTTTTATAAAAACCTCAAAAACAACCGCCAATTACAAAAAGCATTAAGCGACCCCGCCACGCGCGCAACGTATCTGAGCGCATTGCAAACGCTGATCGGCGAGTTAAAGGAAAGCTTGTAA
- a CDS encoding response regulator transcription factor encodes MPKISIGLVEDNPTIASDLWEKLSLSEDIELILKAINGKDLFKKLAYSALPEVFLMDIEMAEMDGIMTTRLLKEKYPSVKILILTMFDDDAKLFEAIKAGASGYLLKDEKPHKIINAISEVLEGGAPMSPLMAAKTLDLLRQGSNDIQIQSVSKSAELTLRENEILEWLVRGLNVRQISEKLFVSDKTIRKHLEHIYQKLQVRGSREAVAKVIGRTY; translated from the coding sequence ATGCCTAAAATCAGTATCGGATTAGTAGAAGACAATCCCACAATTGCCTCAGATTTATGGGAGAAATTGTCTCTGAGCGAAGACATTGAACTTATACTTAAGGCAATAAACGGGAAAGACCTTTTTAAGAAATTAGCCTATTCTGCGCTGCCAGAAGTTTTCTTGATGGACATTGAAATGGCTGAAATGGATGGGATCATGACAACCCGCCTGCTAAAAGAAAAATACCCTTCGGTAAAGATCCTCATTCTGACCATGTTCGACGATGATGCCAAACTTTTCGAAGCAATCAAAGCGGGTGCATCCGGTTATCTGTTAAAAGATGAGAAGCCCCATAAGATCATCAATGCCATATCAGAAGTGCTGGAAGGAGGTGCCCCGATGTCGCCGTTAATGGCCGCCAAAACTTTGGATCTGCTTCGCCAGGGATCCAATGATATTCAAATACAGTCGGTTTCGAAATCAGCGGAACTTACATTAAGGGAAAATGAAATACTCGAATGGCTGGTGCGCGGGCTTAATGTCCGGCAGATTAGCGAAAAACTATTTGTTTCGGACAAAACGATTCGCAAACATCTCGAACACATTTACCAAAAATTGCAAGTAAGAGGAAGCCGTGAGGCGGTCGCCAAAGTTATCGGCAGGACTTATTAA
- a CDS encoding sensor histidine kinase: MTYVIFAPDLMTNVSSFNDYPVLAVTKTSSSINEKNGDLDRHATKRAVQFLSQESALLHSQLKNQRERIARDLHDGIGSQLTHIISRLDIMAFNNQASQTQLADLRDFTSETFQQLRETIWVLNQPEIPYGQLTERVRGLLTRISCESEYPKLNIVAYGDSEVLLSPHVASSIFRIVQESVNNAMKYAEATMISVCLAIDETSFTVLVNDNGKGFCPQEICPGYGLENIKKRAEELNGKLDLNSSKEGTKVHVEFPL; encoded by the coding sequence TTGACATACGTAATTTTCGCCCCCGACCTCATGACTAACGTTTCCTCATTTAATGATTATCCCGTGCTTGCCGTCACAAAAACCAGCTCATCGATCAACGAAAAGAATGGTGACCTTGACAGGCATGCTACGAAAAGAGCCGTCCAATTCCTCTCGCAGGAAAGCGCGTTGCTCCATTCTCAACTGAAAAACCAGCGCGAACGCATTGCCAGGGACTTGCATGATGGTATCGGATCGCAGTTAACACACATTATCTCCCGACTCGACATCATGGCTTTCAATAATCAAGCGAGCCAAACGCAACTGGCGGACCTGCGGGACTTTACCAGTGAAACTTTCCAGCAATTGAGGGAGACGATCTGGGTTCTCAATCAGCCTGAGATTCCATACGGTCAATTGACGGAACGCGTCCGCGGGCTGCTTACCCGCATTTCCTGCGAATCGGAATATCCAAAACTGAACATTGTGGCTTACGGAGACAGCGAAGTGCTGCTTTCACCACATGTTGCATCTTCCATTTTTAGAATCGTCCAGGAATCCGTCAATAACGCGATGAAATACGCGGAAGCAACCATGATTTCGGTCTGTCTGGCCATTGACGAGACCAGCTTTACCGTGCTTGTTAACGACAATGGCAAGGGCTTTTGCCCCCAGGAAATCTGTCCCGGATATGGTTTGGAAAATATCAAAAAGCGGGCGGAAGAACTAAACGGAAAGCTCGATCTGAATTCTTCAAAAGAAGGCACAAAAGTGCACGTAGAATTCCCACTTTAA
- a CDS encoding PP2C family protein-serine/threonine phosphatase translates to MKISIHQPAGFNEIGGRSNNEDSIYPAPGKATISDRLFMVCDGVGGEHKGEVASFLACKHIGEFFSQTGEVDVSKAFVQKAVDTAREAFIETEKNDPETAGMATTLTLLYFDDSGAILAHLGDSRIYHIRNGKVIFQTKDHKWVNELVESGVITEAQATQHPQRNVITKVITASRSDEADYMQISDIQAGDFFFLCSDGVLEQLYDDLLEYHLRDNPDNHPEPIEILEAIKTECAHQTNDNFSAYLIRIESVMQQKVVEEKVNEKVVNAVTPEPVISQRPLRKPRGVLFGLITFAGIFCSGLIYHFVRSEKQAQKAFFESKVDVNEVDTAQVKIPARAIDVQEIDN, encoded by the coding sequence ATGAAAATATCAATTCATCAGCCAGCCGGTTTTAACGAAATAGGTGGACGCTCCAACAATGAGGACAGCATTTATCCCGCTCCCGGAAAAGCCACAATTTCGGACCGGCTCTTTATGGTTTGTGATGGGGTGGGAGGTGAGCATAAAGGGGAAGTAGCAAGTTTTCTTGCTTGTAAGCATATCGGCGAGTTCTTCTCACAGACTGGTGAAGTTGATGTTTCAAAAGCATTTGTTCAAAAAGCAGTCGACACGGCTAGGGAAGCTTTTATAGAAACCGAAAAAAATGACCCGGAGACGGCAGGAATGGCCACAACGCTGACATTGCTTTACTTTGATGATTCCGGTGCAATATTGGCTCATCTGGGGGATAGCCGGATTTACCATATCCGAAACGGGAAGGTGATTTTTCAAACCAAAGATCACAAATGGGTAAACGAACTGGTGGAAAGTGGGGTGATTACCGAAGCGCAGGCTACACAACATCCACAGCGAAATGTGATCACGAAAGTCATCACCGCCTCTCGTTCGGACGAAGCCGATTATATGCAGATCAGCGACATTCAGGCGGGAGACTTTTTTTTTCTGTGTTCCGATGGCGTGCTTGAACAGCTGTACGACGACCTTTTGGAGTATCACTTGCGTGACAACCCGGACAATCATCCCGAACCGATCGAAATATTAGAGGCAATAAAGACCGAATGCGCGCACCAAACGAACGACAATTTTTCAGCCTACCTCATCAGAATAGAGTCCGTCATGCAACAAAAAGTTGTGGAGGAAAAGGTGAATGAAAAGGTGGTTAATGCCGTCACGCCTGAACCGGTCATTTCACAACGACCATTAAGAAAGCCGCGTGGCGTTTTGTTTGGCCTGATCACTTTTGCAGGCATTTTTTGCAGTGGATTAATATATCATTTTGTCAGATCAGAGAAACAAGCGCAAAAAGCTTTTTTTGAGTCAAAGGTCGATGTGAACGAGGTTGATACTGCGCAGGTTAAGATTCCCGCCCGGGCGATTGACGTGCAGGAAATAGACAATTAA
- a CDS encoding DUF5458 family protein: protein MAKQQEETQPLGSEAAFKEPSAAQTASQQLSLNDSLELLKSLGGFKFIETTVEGVRDLNPQKAGAKANYLSDEDTEQERKDLLQRLELWAELISESASVDEMQSKARAGQELNEALLKKNQSSILEASRDLEVSYQGLSTFMLNTEQRSIPKLTLVNASMDQVADIKDGEVLQTIDEELHNNYQVYDLSDNYSLMVIPGYMGKNTVIDSFARVASKHKVMMITDYEDFVDVKDAISSFEKNKLADASNHKANLLMACNWLVGRKAYNDLGEEEALHIPPSTALAGRMHSVLMSQPVAGATYGMLMGAEGTRFNIDRNQAGDMNRMGLIPMLSAYGKVQAFSDRTMFNGDNVGLQTYSVVRVFDWINKVLVDFLDRYAFQNWTYDTDDNLRKQISKFLNSITGSKKLIKDYTVKDIRRDPNDIKNIILDISITPHFSARSFLVSLSGMDGGDAWNTEIK, encoded by the coding sequence ATGGCAAAACAACAGGAAGAAACCCAGCCATTAGGATCAGAAGCTGCGTTTAAGGAGCCGTCGGCAGCACAAACTGCCTCGCAGCAGCTTTCACTGAATGATAGCCTGGAATTATTGAAATCGTTGGGCGGATTCAAATTTATCGAAACGACCGTAGAAGGAGTGCGCGATCTTAATCCCCAGAAAGCAGGGGCGAAAGCCAATTATCTTTCGGATGAAGACACCGAGCAGGAGCGTAAAGATTTACTGCAGCGCCTCGAACTGTGGGCTGAGCTCATCAGCGAAAGTGCCTCCGTGGATGAAATGCAGTCCAAAGCCCGAGCTGGACAGGAACTGAATGAGGCTTTACTTAAAAAAAACCAATCCTCTATTCTCGAAGCCTCCCGCGACCTGGAAGTTTCGTATCAGGGACTTTCGACATTCATGCTCAATACGGAGCAACGTTCTATTCCAAAGCTGACATTGGTGAATGCTTCCATGGATCAGGTAGCGGACATTAAGGATGGCGAAGTGTTACAAACCATTGATGAAGAGCTGCATAACAACTATCAGGTTTACGATCTGAGCGACAATTATTCGTTGATGGTGATCCCGGGTTATATGGGCAAAAATACGGTCATCGATTCATTTGCGCGGGTGGCCAGCAAGCATAAGGTCATGATGATCACCGATTACGAGGATTTTGTGGACGTTAAGGATGCGATTTCCTCATTCGAAAAAAATAAACTGGCCGACGCAAGCAATCACAAAGCCAACTTGTTAATGGCCTGCAACTGGCTTGTCGGAAGAAAAGCTTACAATGATCTGGGTGAAGAGGAAGCATTGCACATTCCGCCTTCCACGGCGCTGGCTGGCAGAATGCACTCGGTATTAATGTCGCAACCGGTGGCCGGAGCAACTTACGGCATGCTGATGGGCGCAGAAGGAACGCGTTTTAACATTGACCGGAACCAGGCCGGGGATATGAACCGCATGGGGCTGATCCCGATGCTGTCGGCTTACGGAAAAGTGCAGGCATTTTCGGACAGGACCATGTTCAATGGCGACAATGTTGGATTACAAACTTATTCCGTTGTCCGCGTTTTTGACTGGATCAATAAAGTGCTGGTCGACTTCCTGGACCGTTATGCATTTCAAAACTGGACTTACGACACAGATGATAATTTGCGGAAACAGATCTCCAAGTTCCTGAACAGCATCACCGGATCCAAGAAGCTGATCAAAGATTACACGGTAAAGGACATTCGCCGTGACCCGAACGATATCAAAAACATTATCCTGGATATTTCAATCACCCCGCATTTCTCAGCCAGAAGTTTCTTGGTAAGCTTGTCAGGGATGGACGGCGGAGATGCATGGAACACAGAAATTAAATAA
- the tssD gene encoding type VI secretion system tube protein TssD → MPFDAKINFEGSPERRVLHASYSVSQSADYVTGKTTSEVYAGNVTLEVESVNKSKFWEYAIHPTKRFKGEIIFKADDDEEKTFKTVAFEDAAVVGYSESLDARSTGTTTENVTLSVKKLTIDEVAFEKKW, encoded by the coding sequence ATGCCGTTTGATGCTAAAATTAATTTCGAAGGCTCACCAGAAAGACGGGTTCTTCATGCCTCTTATTCCGTATCTCAGAGCGCCGACTATGTAACTGGTAAAACTACCTCAGAAGTGTATGCTGGAAATGTAACATTGGAGGTCGAATCTGTTAATAAATCCAAATTCTGGGAATACGCCATTCACCCAACCAAACGGTTTAAAGGGGAGATCATCTTTAAAGCAGATGATGATGAGGAAAAAACTTTTAAAACTGTTGCATTTGAAGATGCTGCTGTTGTCGGATATAGCGAATCTCTCGATGCTCGATCAACTGGTACAACGACGGAAAATGTAACTCTTTCGGTAAAGAAACTGACAATCGACGAAGTGGCTTTTGAGAAAAAGTGGTAG
- a CDS encoding TonB family protein yields MDATDFNDRFDYDADNDLLGEGGFGKIFKAWDNVRNEFIALKMSKVVPGMEEFSLLSEYERVKQLEHPNIARYMDCRRIKLPGIGTHDIALMKYYEHGNLAQLLKNHTLTTGQKTKLIEGLLDGISYLHKLKPLIIHSDLKPSNILVVERRGFFIPLITDFGISRRATVDDKSYVTNLTGAGTYAYAAPEQWEAKELRPNADLWSFGILAIYVWFNGKKLPFRSDDISIATESGRIEYMKRVMALDFIPDLKGLPEMYQKMIDACLVINPQNRVKSVDQLYTILRGGEPAAVDEQTKVMPKPEAVKPKPVVIDEKTKILPQIPEPVKEVIKEEPKPQPEPIPVKKKSYLMPVAIVSAAVIGGLLWVLITADPKPVAVKSARSIPVVAVKPVVKEEPAPTVIKPVEKPKKKLPVKNAAAVVKKPKTDSKAVYHVVEESPRFPGGTLAMENWVSNNMQMPEAASRSFISGAVRVSFVVNADGTREDVQVVRGLGYGCDEEAVRLVKAMPRWIPGRTAGSSVRVRTIAAITFD; encoded by the coding sequence ATGGATGCCACCGACTTCAATGACCGCTTTGACTATGATGCCGACAACGACTTGCTCGGCGAGGGTGGTTTTGGCAAAATTTTCAAAGCCTGGGATAATGTCAGGAATGAGTTTATTGCTCTTAAAATGTCCAAAGTCGTTCCTGGCATGGAGGAATTCAGCCTTTTGAGTGAATATGAAAGGGTCAAGCAATTGGAACATCCGAATATTGCGAGATATATGGATTGCCGCCGGATCAAATTACCGGGCATAGGGACGCATGATATTGCATTGATGAAGTATTATGAGCATGGCAATCTTGCACAATTACTAAAAAATCACACCCTTACCACCGGGCAGAAAACCAAGCTTATAGAAGGACTTCTGGACGGTATTTCCTATTTACATAAATTGAAACCCCTGATCATTCACAGCGACCTCAAACCATCGAATATTCTGGTTGTGGAAAGGAGAGGGTTTTTCATTCCGTTAATCACCGATTTCGGAATAAGCCGCAGGGCAACAGTGGACGATAAGTCTTACGTAACCAATCTCACAGGCGCCGGCACGTACGCCTATGCGGCCCCGGAGCAGTGGGAAGCAAAGGAACTAAGGCCGAATGCCGACTTGTGGAGCTTTGGTATTCTTGCCATTTATGTTTGGTTCAATGGTAAAAAACTTCCTTTCCGTTCTGACGACATCAGCATTGCCACGGAATCGGGAAGAATTGAATACATGAAAAGGGTGATGGCGTTGGATTTTATTCCTGACCTGAAAGGGCTGCCGGAAATGTACCAAAAGATGATCGACGCGTGCCTGGTTATCAATCCTCAAAACAGGGTAAAGAGCGTAGATCAGCTGTATACAATCCTTCGTGGAGGCGAGCCTGCCGCGGTGGATGAGCAAACGAAGGTCATGCCAAAGCCAGAGGCAGTGAAACCAAAGCCTGTGGTCATTGACGAAAAGACCAAGATCCTGCCACAAATTCCGGAGCCTGTGAAGGAGGTCATAAAAGAGGAGCCTAAACCCCAGCCGGAACCCATTCCTGTGAAAAAAAAGAGCTATCTCATGCCTGTTGCAATCGTATCTGCGGCAGTCATTGGCGGGCTTTTGTGGGTGTTGATCACTGCGGATCCAAAGCCGGTGGCAGTGAAATCGGCACGGTCCATACCAGTCGTAGCAGTCAAGCCTGTTGTGAAAGAAGAGCCTGCGCCGACTGTTATTAAACCTGTTGAAAAGCCTAAGAAAAAACTCCCGGTCAAGAATGCCGCCGCTGTGGTAAAAAAACCCAAAACGGACAGTAAGGCTGTGTATCACGTGGTGGAAGAAAGTCCGAGGTTCCCGGGTGGAACATTGGCAATGGAAAACTGGGTTTCCAATAATATGCAGATGCCCGAAGCAGCATCCCGGTCTTTTATTTCGGGAGCTGTGCGTGTTTCGTTTGTGGTAAATGCCGATGGAACCCGTGAAGATGTACAAGTGGTCAGAGGCCTGGGCTATGGCTGTGACGAAGAGGCAGTCCGGCTTGTAAAAGCGATGCCCCGCTGGATCCCCGGCAGAACAGCCGGAAGCAGCGTGCGGGTGAGGACTATTGCCGCCATAACATTTGATTAA
- a CDS encoding FHA domain-containing protein, producing MNPSAKRITIGRKPGNTIVLNTHDVSGTHASLTLITPVTNTWEIQDLGSANGTFVDGMRVYRKEITPANQIKLGQTLLSWELILDPRPLPPVVPVMQTAKVPEPEEPSAEEEEIREIAWNLKKVSDDFREKRNRIAEIQAQESINSRIQGLGFPMGAVIGSLAQALPPDYKIFGYAGGVISLGFAVSALISSKKLSKEKKKYMGLDDWYKINYVCPHCHTFIQQPFELLEKTKNCRACKKPLIP from the coding sequence ATGAATCCATCTGCAAAGCGCATTACCATTGGCCGAAAACCGGGTAACACCATTGTCCTCAACACGCACGATGTTAGCGGCACACACGCTTCGCTCACATTGATAACGCCAGTAACGAATACGTGGGAAATTCAGGACCTGGGATCAGCGAATGGCACTTTTGTGGATGGAATGCGCGTGTATAGAAAGGAAATTACACCTGCAAATCAGATTAAGCTGGGGCAAACATTGCTTTCATGGGAGCTTATACTGGACCCGCGGCCGTTGCCGCCGGTGGTCCCTGTGATGCAAACAGCCAAAGTCCCTGAGCCCGAAGAGCCTTCCGCAGAAGAGGAAGAAATACGCGAGATTGCCTGGAACCTCAAAAAAGTAAGCGACGACTTCCGGGAAAAGCGGAACAGGATCGCAGAAATACAGGCGCAGGAATCCATCAATTCCAGAATTCAGGGTTTGGGTTTTCCAATGGGAGCTGTAATAGGTTCATTGGCACAGGCGCTGCCGCCGGATTATAAAATATTCGGATACGCAGGTGGCGTCATTTCGCTTGGGTTCGCGGTAAGCGCTTTGATTAGTTCAAAGAAATTGAGTAAGGAAAAAAAGAAATATATGGGGCTCGACGACTGGTACAAAATCAACTATGTGTGCCCGCACTGTCACACATTTATCCAGCAACCTTTTGAGTTACTTGAAAAAACAAAGAATTGCAGGGCATGTAAAAAGCCCCTGATTCCTTAA
- a CDS encoding ATP-dependent Clp protease ATP-binding subunit produces the protein MLTSNLSDELIRALQVAQATAREYRHATFSPSHLLIGLLHNDVGIGSTLVAWGTDIQFIRDWAEYKIEKYPKSARAIEEPAGDEKVMKTMEVADVIRLKLGEQEVSPFAVLIALTRPEVAFTKNELKAFPITESVLLTKTLEEVQSMDSGNNGTTLPNGSAQAATIAPPANPQNKAIAKFCIDKIAMAKAGKLDPIVGREKETRMMVETLGRRTKPNVIIVGEPGVGKTALVEGLTHLIINGNVPAHLLNSQLFQLDMGSLIAGASYKGEVEDRLKNIIAEIKQYERALLFIDEIHVLMDPQGGVPGLANLLKPELARGELTVIGATTLDEYRKYMERDEAFSRRFEIVKVDEPDDVRARRMIEKVVPQFELHHGLNLDTDAVKEAVMLSRRYIKDRRLPDAALDLIDRTMAARKLMAETTPGEIEYLNEEFRRLKDEYREAEPALFLEELRWFEQQLHDRLSPVLLGQIEELNDIKNIEDPQTAIELLTLLLEKVAFQGQQHKELVDKTDIAAVVAYKTGIPLGKIQVNEQEKLMQLEDHLRKRVVGQDTAIEIISNAIRQSRSGVGETGKPASFFLLGPTGTGKTELAKAVSELLFNDEKALIRFDMSEYAEEHTVSLLKGSPPGYVGYEEGGLLVTRIRQQPFAVLLFDEVEKAHPKVYDIFLQILDEGRLHDTLDREGDFTNAILLFTSNIGSQFIVKEFNEGRVPSQTDLIQNMEGYFRPEFLGRLTGLTPFRPITEDTIRKIFNFQLRPLRKSLDKLGIILSITEEAEKALALEGYNPQFGARPVRAVISNRLRQPLSQMIISGEIGKGSNVKLSFGEDNAYVWEH, from the coding sequence ATGCTGACTTCAAATCTCTCCGACGAACTGATTCGCGCATTGCAGGTTGCCCAGGCAACTGCCAGAGAATACCGGCATGCAACATTCTCACCGTCGCATTTATTGATCGGCCTTTTGCACAATGATGTGGGCATAGGAAGCACACTGGTGGCGTGGGGAACGGACATTCAGTTTATCCGCGACTGGGCCGAATACAAGATTGAGAAATATCCTAAATCGGCGCGTGCCATCGAAGAACCCGCCGGTGACGAAAAGGTTATGAAGACGATGGAAGTTGCGGATGTGATCCGGCTCAAACTGGGAGAACAGGAAGTTTCACCTTTTGCCGTCCTCATAGCACTGACCCGCCCCGAAGTTGCTTTTACTAAAAATGAATTAAAAGCTTTCCCGATAACCGAATCCGTTCTGCTGACCAAAACGCTGGAAGAGGTTCAGTCCATGGATTCCGGCAATAATGGAACAACGTTGCCAAACGGGTCCGCGCAGGCAGCCACCATTGCACCGCCCGCAAATCCACAAAACAAAGCAATAGCGAAATTTTGTATTGACAAGATTGCTATGGCAAAAGCAGGCAAACTGGATCCGATCGTTGGCCGGGAAAAAGAAACCCGGATGATGGTGGAGACATTGGGAAGAAGAACAAAACCCAATGTGATCATTGTAGGTGAACCAGGCGTGGGCAAAACAGCATTGGTGGAAGGATTAACCCACTTGATTATCAACGGAAATGTGCCCGCACATTTGCTCAATTCTCAGCTTTTCCAGCTGGATATGGGCTCATTAATTGCCGGTGCGTCCTATAAAGGCGAGGTTGAGGACCGTTTGAAAAATATTATTGCAGAAATAAAACAATACGAAAGGGCCTTGCTCTTTATCGATGAGATCCACGTTTTAATGGACCCGCAGGGCGGTGTTCCGGGATTGGCAAATCTTCTTAAACCGGAACTCGCAAGAGGCGAACTGACGGTGATTGGTGCTACAACGCTGGACGAATATCGCAAATACATGGAGCGCGATGAGGCTTTCAGCAGACGTTTCGAAATTGTTAAAGTCGACGAGCCGGACGATGTGCGTGCGCGTAGAATGATCGAAAAGGTTGTGCCCCAATTTGAACTACATCATGGCTTAAATCTGGATACAGATGCTGTCAAAGAAGCAGTGATGTTATCAAGGCGATACATTAAAGACCGTCGCCTACCCGACGCAGCATTGGATTTGATAGACCGCACCATGGCCGCACGCAAACTGATGGCCGAAACAACGCCGGGGGAAATTGAATATCTTAACGAGGAATTTAGGAGGTTAAAAGATGAATACAGAGAAGCCGAACCAGCATTATTTCTGGAAGAACTGCGGTGGTTTGAGCAACAATTGCATGATCGGCTAAGCCCTGTTTTGTTGGGACAAATTGAGGAACTCAATGACATTAAGAACATTGAAGACCCGCAGACGGCCATTGAATTACTAACATTACTCCTCGAAAAAGTAGCATTTCAGGGACAGCAACACAAAGAATTGGTTGACAAAACGGATATTGCCGCCGTAGTGGCTTACAAAACGGGGATCCCGCTGGGTAAGATCCAGGTGAACGAGCAAGAGAAGCTAATGCAGCTGGAAGACCATTTGAGGAAACGGGTTGTGGGCCAAGATACTGCTATCGAGATCATATCCAATGCGATCAGGCAGAGCCGTTCCGGTGTAGGCGAGACGGGCAAGCCAGCTTCATTCTTTTTGCTGGGACCGACAGGAACAGGAAAGACAGAGCTGGCAAAAGCGGTTTCCGAATTGCTTTTTAATGATGAAAAAGCATTGATCCGTTTTGATATGTCCGAGTATGCGGAGGAACATACGGTTTCACTATTAAAAGGTTCGCCTCCGGGCTATGTTGGTTATGAAGAAGGTGGTTTGCTCGTTACCCGGATCCGTCAGCAGCCTTTTGCAGTTCTCCTTTTTGACGAAGTGGAAAAAGCACACCCAAAAGTGTACGACATTTTTCTCCAAATCCTGGACGAAGGACGGTTACACGATACATTGGACCGAGAGGGCGATTTTACGAATGCGATCCTGCTGTTCACTTCAAACATTGGTTCTCAGTTTATAGTTAAAGAGTTCAATGAAGGACGTGTGCCTTCGCAGACTGACTTGATACAGAATATGGAAGGCTACTTCCGCCCCGAATTCCTTGGTCGGCTTACAGGCCTGACGCCCTTCCGGCCGATCACGGAAGACACCATTCGCAAGATTTTCAATTTCCAATTGCGGCCATTGCGCAAAAGCCTCGATAAGCTGGGCATCATATTAAGCATCACCGAAGAAGCAGAAAAAGCATTAGCACTGGAAGGTTACAACCCGCAGTTCGGGGCGCGGCCGGTCAGGGCCGTCATCAGCAACCGATTACGACAGCCGCTTTCGCAGATGATCATCTCAGGAGAAATTGGAAAAGGAAGCAATGTGAAGCTAAGCTTTGGAGAAGATAACGCCTACGTTTGGGAGCATTAG